A stretch of Eubalaena glacialis isolate mEubGla1 chromosome 10, mEubGla1.1.hap2.+ XY, whole genome shotgun sequence DNA encodes these proteins:
- the LOC133099237 gene encoding NADH dehydrogenase [ubiquinone] 1 alpha subcomplex subunit 1-like, producing MWFEIHSGIAIMAMCLFILRKATAHIHRFTNRGKEKMVAHYSYQWNLMERDRRISGVNRYYVLKGLENTD from the coding sequence ATGTGGTTCGAGATTCACTCTGGGATCGCTATCATGGCCATGTGCTTGTTCATCCTGCGAAAGGCCACTGCGCACATCCACAGGTTCACTAACAGGGGCAAGGAAAAAATGGTTGCCCATTATTCGTATCAGTGGAACTTGATGGAAAGAGATAGGCGCATCTCTGGAGTTAATCGTTACTATGTGTTAAAGGGTTTGGAGAACACTGATTAA